One segment of Saprospiraceae bacterium DNA contains the following:
- a CDS encoding sodium:solute symporter, with product MTEHLTPALVLFVLFLYFAMLIGVAWLTGRNVGNEGFFLANRKVPWYVVAYAMIGTSISGVTFISIPGKVGGSGLNMAFSYMQVVLGYLAGYLFIATVLMPLYYRLQLTSIYGYLGQRFGFWSHKTGSAFFLLSRTLGSAARMFLAASVLQMFVFAPLGVPFVLTVTLMLALIYGYTFKGGLKTIIWTDTIMTTFFLAALVFTVITVGKALDFRFGDIIPAVMSSKYGQVFFFDNFLSDPNHFVKQFLSGALIAVAMTGLDQDLMQKNLACKNIREAQKNMFVFCIYLLIINFLFLTLGALLYLYTSTLGLEVPPRTDHLYPKIAFDHLGLGAGIFFILGLIASTYASSDSALTALTTSFCVDFLNFEQNAPTPPHEYADESEHLAYQKAVQRQRRQRTLVHLGFSILFIIIILALNAWSSDAVINLIFKIAGYTYGPLLGLFMFGLFTNLKIRDRWVILICVLAPVLTWVVEVSCKRWLDVGFLTILINGLITFFGLWVISYREND from the coding sequence ATGACCGAACATCTCACGCCTGCACTCGTATTGTTCGTGCTTTTCCTCTACTTCGCCATGCTGATAGGGGTGGCTTGGCTGACGGGACGCAATGTGGGCAACGAGGGCTTTTTTCTTGCCAATCGGAAAGTGCCGTGGTATGTGGTGGCTTATGCGATGATAGGCACGAGCATCAGCGGGGTCACGTTCATATCCATTCCCGGCAAGGTGGGTGGCTCCGGGCTTAACATGGCTTTCTCTTACATGCAGGTCGTGTTGGGCTACTTGGCGGGCTACCTTTTCATCGCCACCGTGCTGATGCCGCTTTATTATCGCCTGCAACTCACCTCCATCTACGGTTACCTCGGTCAGCGATTCGGATTTTGGTCGCACAAGACAGGTTCGGCATTTTTTCTGTTGTCGCGCACCTTAGGCTCTGCGGCGCGTATGTTTTTGGCAGCCAGCGTGTTGCAGATGTTCGTGTTTGCGCCGCTGGGCGTTCCTTTCGTCCTGACAGTGACCCTGATGCTGGCCTTGATTTATGGATACACGTTCAAGGGCGGGTTGAAGACCATCATCTGGACGGACACCATCATGACCACTTTTTTTCTGGCCGCCTTGGTGTTCACGGTCATCACGGTCGGCAAAGCGTTGGATTTTCGATTTGGCGACATCATCCCGGCGGTGATGAGCAGCAAATACGGACAGGTTTTCTTCTTCGACAATTTCCTTTCCGACCCCAACCATTTTGTCAAACAATTCCTGAGCGGGGCACTTATCGCTGTGGCCATGACGGGTCTTGACCAAGACCTGATGCAAAAAAACTTGGCCTGCAAAAACATCCGCGAAGCGCAGAAGAATATGTTTGTCTTCTGCATTTACCTGCTCATCATCAATTTTCTCTTCCTCACGCTCGGTGCCCTGCTCTACCTCTACACCAGCACACTGGGGCTGGAGGTGCCGCCCCGAACCGACCACCTATACCCCAAAATCGCTTTCGACCACTTGGGTTTGGGGGCAGGCATTTTCTTTATTCTCGGCCTCATCGCCAGCACTTATGCCAGCTCGGATTCGGCACTCACAGCCCTCACCACTAGCTTCTGCGTCGACTTTTTGAATTTTGAACAAAACGCGCCAACGCCGCCCCACGAATACGCCGACGAATCCGAACATTTGGCCTATCAAAAAGCGGTGCAGCGCCAACGTCGTCAGCGCACATTGGTGCATCTTGGTTTTTCCATCCTGTTCATCATCATCATATTGGCGCTCAATGCTTGGAGCAGCGACGCGGTCATCAACCTGATTTTCAAAATAGCAGGCTACACCTACGGGCCGCTGCTTGGGTTGTTCATGTTTGGCCTGTTCACCAATCTGAAAATCCGCGACCGTTGGGTGATACTGATATGCGTGCTGGCCCCCGTGCTCACTTGGGTGGTGGAGGTGTCGTGCAAACGATGGCTCGACGTGGGCTTCCTTACCATTCTCATCAACGGACTTATCACCTTCTTCGGCCTGTGGGTGATTTCTTACCGTGAAAATGATTAG